From a region of the Citricoccus muralis genome:
- a CDS encoding Na+/H+ antiporter subunit D, with product MDLDIVSLAPLAVLLPILGAALAFVLVRRPKAQIATTVTTITLTLLLECLLLAATWDTGAVAVFLGGWEAPWGITMVVDRFSALMLVVSSAIVLAVLIYASAQGITDQDQGGPVSIFHPTFLILVAGVSNAFLAGDLFNLYVGFEILLTASYVLLTLGGTGPRIRAGVTYVVVSVISSVLFLIAIAMIYGATGTINMADVAVKIAELDPDVQMVLHVMLLVGFGIKAAVFPLSFWLPDSYPTAPAPVTAVFAGLLTKVGVYAIIRTETLLFPGDRVNSLLLWVALLTMIVGILGALAQNDIKRVLSFTLVSHIGFMIFGVAMASVLGLGATVFYVVHHITVQTGLFLVTGLIEQRAGSANIDRLGGMAKISPLIAILFFIPAMNLGGIPPFSGFLAKVGLIQAGVGADHGMAWALVAASAVTSLLTLLVMVRVWTRSFWRRVEDVEHPPAKLVLALEETEARRAGRSARAVAVETQTKTATHAGTKILTKTQTKTPTKIAKGPARGMVYPTIALVAFGLAFTVFAGPLYAFSDRAATDMLLRTPYIEAVLGPEAAAQAERDLGGLEERGIHVPDQDNSGPGVLDSIPGDSEGHDVGDSTEGGQP from the coding sequence ATGGACCTGGACATCGTCTCCCTCGCACCCCTCGCGGTCCTGCTGCCGATCCTCGGCGCAGCCCTGGCCTTCGTGTTGGTCCGCCGCCCCAAGGCGCAGATCGCCACCACCGTCACCACCATCACCCTGACACTGCTCCTCGAGTGCCTCCTGCTGGCCGCCACGTGGGACACGGGTGCCGTGGCCGTCTTCCTCGGCGGCTGGGAGGCCCCGTGGGGCATCACGATGGTGGTGGACCGGTTCTCGGCCCTGATGCTGGTGGTGTCCTCGGCGATCGTGCTAGCGGTGCTGATCTACGCCTCCGCGCAGGGCATCACGGACCAGGACCAGGGCGGTCCGGTCTCGATCTTCCACCCCACGTTCCTGATCCTGGTGGCGGGCGTGTCCAACGCCTTCCTCGCCGGTGACCTCTTCAACCTCTACGTCGGGTTCGAGATCCTCTTGACAGCTTCATATGTGCTGCTGACCCTGGGAGGCACCGGACCGCGTATCCGAGCGGGTGTGACCTACGTGGTGGTCTCGGTGATCTCCTCGGTGCTCTTCCTGATCGCCATCGCCATGATCTACGGCGCCACGGGCACCATCAACATGGCCGACGTGGCCGTCAAGATCGCGGAACTGGATCCGGACGTCCAGATGGTGCTGCACGTGATGCTGCTCGTCGGCTTCGGCATCAAGGCCGCCGTGTTCCCGCTGTCCTTCTGGCTGCCCGACTCCTACCCGACGGCCCCTGCCCCCGTGACCGCCGTGTTCGCGGGCCTGCTCACCAAGGTCGGCGTCTACGCGATCATCCGGACCGAGACGCTGCTGTTCCCGGGAGACCGGGTGAACTCACTGCTGCTCTGGGTGGCGCTGCTGACGATGATCGTCGGCATCCTCGGCGCTCTCGCCCAGAACGACATCAAACGTGTCCTGTCCTTCACGCTCGTCTCTCACATCGGCTTCATGATCTTCGGTGTGGCCATGGCCAGCGTGCTCGGGCTGGGGGCCACGGTGTTCTACGTGGTGCACCACATCACGGTGCAGACCGGCCTGTTCCTGGTCACCGGACTGATCGAGCAGCGGGCCGGGTCCGCCAACATCGACCGTCTCGGCGGGATGGCGAAGATCTCACCTCTGATCGCGATCCTGTTCTTCATCCCGGCCATGAACCTGGGCGGCATCCCGCCGTTTTCCGGCTTCCTCGCCAAGGTCGGACTGATCCAGGCCGGCGTGGGCGCGGATCACGGCATGGCGTGGGCGCTTGTGGCCGCCTCGGCGGTGACCTCCCTGTTGACCCTGCTGGTGATGGTCCGCGTGTGGACCCGCTCGTTCTGGCGCCGGGTGGAGGACGTGGAGCACCCGCCGGCCAAACTGGTCCTGGCGTTGGAGGAGACGGAGGCCCGGCGGGCCGGCCGGAGCGCCAGGGCCGTCGCGGTCGAGACGCAGACCAAGACCGCAACGCACGCCGGTACCAAGATCCTGACCAAGACCCAGACCAAGACCCCGACCAAGATCGCCAAAGGGCCGGCCCGCGGCATGGTCTATCCGACGATCGCGCTCGTGGCCTTCGGCCTGGCCTTCACCGTGTTCGCCGGGCCGCTCTACGCGTTCTCCGACCGGGCCGCCACGGACATGCTCCTGCGCACGCCCTATATTGAGGCGGTCCTCGGCCCGGAGGCCGCCGCCCAGGCGGAGCGGGACCTGGGTGGACTGGAGGAACGGGGCATCCATGTCCCGGACCAGGACAACAGCGGGCCGGGCGTGCTGGATTCCATCCCCGGTGATTCCGAGGGGCATGATGTCGGAGACAGCACGGAAGGGGGGCAGCCATGA
- a CDS encoding Na(+)/H(+) antiporter subunit C encodes MSVNIVLLLVMGVMYAVSIYLLLERTLTRVLLGMILITNATNLLILTMAGAPGQAPLVEDGVDPSAYTDPLPQAMTLTSIVISFAITAFMLGMIYRSWKLGRRDEVLVDAEDVKVAEQSSFDAEEDAELLEEPSEFLEENEDPNADYEHATAINPSTGALAVRHRADGTVKVKTDANRHRPGGGRRSRHEPEEGEHPVGSLGHDDHLPDEDERSGSPRSRPRGREPKDGE; translated from the coding sequence ATGAGCGTGAACATTGTGCTGCTGCTGGTCATGGGCGTGATGTACGCCGTGAGCATCTACCTGCTGCTGGAGCGGACCCTGACCCGCGTGCTGCTGGGCATGATCCTGATCACCAACGCCACGAACCTGCTGATCCTCACCATGGCCGGTGCCCCCGGCCAGGCCCCGCTCGTGGAGGACGGCGTGGACCCCAGCGCCTACACGGATCCGTTGCCCCAGGCCATGACCCTGACCTCGATCGTCATCTCTTTCGCCATTACGGCCTTCATGCTCGGCATGATCTACCGGTCCTGGAAGCTGGGCCGGCGGGACGAGGTCCTGGTGGACGCCGAGGACGTCAAGGTCGCCGAGCAGTCCTCCTTCGACGCGGAGGAGGATGCGGAGCTGCTGGAGGAGCCGTCGGAGTTCCTCGAGGAGAACGAGGACCCGAACGCGGACTACGAGCACGCCACGGCCATCAACCCCTCCACTGGTGCCCTGGCGGTCCGCCACCGTGCCGACGGCACGGTGAAGGTGAAGACGGACGCCAACCGGCACCGGCCGGGTGGCGGCCGCCGATCGCGGCACGAACCGGAGGAGGGCGAACACCCCGTCGGATCGCTCGGCCACGACGACCACCTCCCGGATGAAGACGAACGCTCCGGCAGCCCCCGGTCCCGACCACGGGGCCGCGAACCGAAGGACGGTGAGTGA
- a CDS encoding Na+/H+ antiporter subunit A, whose product MLTVLIALFAMALVAPLVFRVANRNGFYILAAVPAAGFVWLLFQLPAVLEAHEAVNAGASPPAAASGGLVQTYEWIPDLGINLSFRMDALAAFMGLIILGVGALVLAYCARYFTINEPRNAAFGAQLIAFAGAMFGLVTTDDLMVLYTFWELTSVLSFLLIGYSAHRIFARRSAIQALIVTTFGGLAMLVGLVMLGQAAGTYRLSEIVARGPELMAGPYGGAFMEWAIVLVLVGALSKSAQAPFHFWLPAAMAAPTPVSAYLHAAAMVKAGVYLVARLAPAFAESGWWQALVIGVGLWTMLVGGWRALRQTDIKLVLAYGTVSQLGFLMVANGLGNQDAAMAGLAMLVAHALFKAPLFMVVGIIDHEAGTRDLAKLSGVGRNHPWLTATAVICAASMAGIPPLFGFVAKESVLESLQHWAEAGSGGGLWASVWAWTPLVAVALGSVLTVAYSARFVWGAFATKKLRTDGELKTVEDTRFHGPVTAGALGPSALLALACVVGAFIPTVMDALPVAFGGSMAALDPSAEPAHLALWHGFTPILAISVGIVLLGLALYAIKDGVARFQEAVPSWVDAQRIYRSALRGLDDVAVWVTGRTQRGSLSFYLFIILAVAFIAPLLALLFPHEHDGGAGMAASIFSSANWTWGDSLAQVLVGAAIITGAIAAIRARKRFMAVLLVSVCGYGLAAIFALQGAPDLALTQLLVESIVLVAMVLGLRVLPAGWYTRDRTNIRWAHALLGIMFGLVMIWVAITVMASRTADPISLEMPQLAYEDGGGANIVNVLLVDIRAWDTFGELAVLAAAATGVASLIFIQHRDRRTGDLDKVASGSVGRYSPKGPAESRQLAAVRKFAIVDEDQWLVAGRTVAPERRSIIFEVVTRLIFHVIILLSIYLLLAGHNTPGGGFAGGLIAGLALTIRYLAGGRYELEQAMPIPAGVLLGSGLALAAVTGMVPLFFGGQVFQSAIIEFTLPVLGHVKFVTATIFDIGVYLVVVGLVIDVLRSLGSEVDRRHEVETTALVEAEKRRREARAGLATATSRTAASGTATTSATGSPAGTTTTSTTGSTGAAGTTGTGTVTP is encoded by the coding sequence GTGCTGACTGTGCTCATTGCTCTCTTTGCAATGGCACTCGTGGCCCCCTTGGTCTTCCGGGTCGCGAACCGCAACGGGTTCTACATCCTCGCTGCCGTCCCGGCCGCAGGTTTCGTCTGGCTGCTGTTCCAGTTGCCCGCCGTCCTCGAGGCCCATGAGGCCGTCAACGCCGGGGCCTCCCCGCCCGCCGCCGCTTCCGGCGGACTCGTCCAGACGTACGAGTGGATCCCAGATCTCGGCATCAACCTGTCCTTCCGAATGGACGCCCTCGCCGCGTTCATGGGATTGATCATCCTTGGTGTGGGCGCCCTCGTGCTCGCGTACTGTGCCCGGTACTTCACGATCAACGAGCCCCGCAATGCAGCCTTCGGCGCCCAGCTGATCGCTTTCGCCGGCGCCATGTTCGGCCTGGTCACCACGGACGACCTGATGGTGCTCTACACCTTCTGGGAACTGACGTCTGTCCTCTCATTCCTGTTGATCGGCTACTCCGCCCACCGCATCTTCGCCCGCCGGTCTGCCATCCAGGCCTTGATCGTCACCACCTTCGGCGGTCTGGCGATGCTGGTCGGACTGGTGATGCTCGGTCAGGCCGCCGGTACCTATCGCCTCTCCGAGATCGTGGCCCGCGGTCCGGAGCTGATGGCCGGTCCCTATGGCGGCGCGTTCATGGAGTGGGCCATCGTGCTCGTCCTCGTGGGCGCCCTCTCCAAGTCCGCTCAGGCACCCTTCCACTTCTGGCTCCCGGCAGCCATGGCCGCCCCGACCCCGGTCTCGGCCTACCTCCACGCCGCCGCCATGGTCAAGGCCGGCGTCTACCTCGTCGCTCGGCTCGCCCCGGCGTTCGCGGAGTCCGGCTGGTGGCAGGCGCTGGTGATCGGCGTCGGCCTCTGGACCATGCTCGTCGGCGGCTGGCGCGCCCTGCGGCAGACGGACATCAAGCTGGTCCTGGCCTACGGCACCGTGTCCCAGCTCGGCTTCCTCATGGTCGCCAACGGGCTCGGCAATCAGGACGCCGCCATGGCCGGACTGGCCATGCTGGTGGCACACGCCCTGTTCAAGGCGCCCCTGTTCATGGTCGTCGGCATCATCGACCACGAGGCGGGCACTCGTGATCTGGCCAAGCTCTCCGGGGTCGGCCGGAACCACCCCTGGCTGACCGCCACGGCCGTCATCTGCGCCGCCTCCATGGCCGGCATCCCACCCCTCTTCGGCTTCGTGGCCAAGGAGTCCGTCCTCGAGTCACTGCAGCACTGGGCTGAGGCCGGCTCCGGCGGCGGGCTCTGGGCCAGCGTCTGGGCCTGGACGCCGCTCGTGGCCGTTGCTCTCGGCTCCGTGCTGACGGTGGCCTACTCGGCGCGCTTCGTGTGGGGCGCGTTCGCCACCAAGAAGCTCCGCACGGACGGCGAACTGAAGACCGTCGAGGACACCCGCTTCCACGGCCCCGTCACCGCCGGCGCCCTGGGCCCGTCCGCCCTGCTGGCTCTGGCCTGCGTGGTCGGCGCCTTCATCCCCACCGTCATGGACGCCCTGCCCGTGGCCTTCGGCGGATCGATGGCGGCCCTCGATCCAAGTGCCGAGCCAGCTCACCTGGCCTTGTGGCACGGCTTCACTCCGATCCTGGCCATCTCCGTGGGCATCGTCCTGCTCGGCCTCGCCCTGTACGCCATCAAGGACGGAGTGGCCCGTTTCCAGGAGGCCGTGCCGTCCTGGGTGGACGCCCAGCGCATCTACCGCTCCGCACTGCGGGGGTTGGATGACGTGGCCGTCTGGGTCACCGGCCGCACCCAGCGTGGTTCCCTGAGCTTCTACCTGTTCATCATCCTGGCGGTCGCCTTCATCGCGCCGTTGTTGGCGCTGCTGTTCCCCCACGAGCACGACGGCGGCGCGGGCATGGCCGCGTCCATCTTCAGTTCCGCGAACTGGACGTGGGGAGATTCCCTCGCCCAGGTCCTCGTCGGGGCGGCCATCATCACCGGCGCCATCGCCGCGATCCGGGCGCGCAAGCGCTTCATGGCGGTGCTGCTCGTCTCCGTTTGCGGCTACGGGCTGGCGGCCATCTTCGCACTGCAGGGTGCACCGGACCTGGCCCTGACGCAGTTGCTGGTGGAGTCCATCGTCCTCGTGGCCATGGTGCTCGGCCTGCGCGTGCTGCCGGCCGGCTGGTACACCCGAGACCGCACCAACATCCGCTGGGCACATGCATTGCTCGGCATCATGTTCGGCCTGGTGATGATCTGGGTGGCGATCACCGTCATGGCCTCCCGGACCGCCGACCCCATCTCCCTGGAGATGCCGCAGCTGGCCTATGAGGACGGCGGCGGCGCCAACATCGTCAACGTGCTGCTCGTGGACATCCGCGCCTGGGACACCTTCGGGGAACTCGCGGTGCTCGCCGCGGCTGCCACCGGTGTGGCCTCGCTGATCTTCATCCAGCACCGGGACCGCCGCACCGGTGACCTGGACAAGGTGGCCTCGGGCTCGGTGGGGCGCTACAGCCCCAAGGGCCCAGCCGAGTCCCGGCAGCTGGCCGCCGTGCGCAAGTTCGCCATCGTGGACGAGGACCAGTGGCTCGTCGCTGGCCGCACCGTGGCCCCGGAACGCCGCTCCATCATCTTCGAGGTGGTCACCCGGCTCATCTTCCACGTGATCATCCTGCTGTCCATCTACCTCTTGCTGGCCGGCCACAACACTCCGGGTGGTGGGTTCGCCGGTGGGCTGATCGCCGGACTCGCCCTGACCATCCGCTACCTGGCTGGCGGCCGCTACGAGCTTGAGCAGGCCATGCCGATCCCCGCCGGTGTCCTGCTGGGCTCAGGACTCGCCCTGGCTGCCGTCACCGGCATGGTCCCGCTGTTCTTCGGCGGCCAGGTGTTCCAGTCGGCCATCATCGAGTTCACCCTGCCGGTGCTCGGGCACGTCAAATTCGTCACGGCCACCATCTTCGACATCGGTGTCTACCTCGTGGTGGTCGGTCTGGTCATCGATGTCCTGCGCTCCCTCGGCTCGGAAGTGGACCGCCGCCACGAGGTGGAGACCACGGCGCTCGTGGAGGCCGAGAAGCGCCGCCGTGAGGCCCGCGCCGGCCTCGCAACGGCCACCTCGCGCACGGCCGCCTCCGGCACCGCCACGACCTCCGCCACCGGCTCACCGGCGGGCACGACGACCACGTCCACCACCGGGTCCACCGGTGCCGCGGGAACCACGGGAACCGGGACGGTGACGCCATGA
- a CDS encoding MFS transporter — MSTPNAPESPTAMADAGPIDRPLNRKHVTAWALWDWGSASFNAVMVTFVFATYLASDSFGPDDRGTQWLTAANAIGGIVVALTAPVMGQRSDRGGRRKLWLGINTGVVILLTALCFFVRPDEAYLLLGVVLIAAANVAFEFAGVNYNAMLLQVATPKTIGKVSGIGWGAGYVGGIFLLLILYVGFIAGDTHWLGVTNDDAMNIRVVALFSALWFIVFALPLFFNTPEHRGSGEEEKVSLLESYRRLWRTIEGLWRHQRNTFWFLASSAVFRDGVAAVFAYGAILGTTVYGVDPADILIFGIAANVVAAAGSFAGGWIDDRIGPKRVIMGSLVGLIITAGVIFFLNGTTAFWIFGLLLCFFVGPVQSSSRSFLGRLTSEQRAGEIYGLYATTGRAVSFLTPALISVGIALTGDSRYMVPAILLVLIAGMALLVRVRDPKTEDTL; from the coding sequence ATGAGCACACCCAACGCACCGGAGTCGCCCACGGCCATGGCGGACGCCGGTCCGATCGACCGCCCGCTGAACCGGAAACACGTCACCGCGTGGGCGCTGTGGGACTGGGGCTCCGCCTCCTTCAATGCGGTGATGGTGACGTTCGTGTTCGCCACCTACCTGGCCTCGGATTCGTTCGGGCCGGATGACCGAGGCACGCAGTGGCTCACCGCGGCCAACGCGATCGGCGGCATCGTGGTGGCGCTCACCGCGCCCGTGATGGGCCAGCGCTCGGACCGGGGCGGACGGCGCAAGCTGTGGCTGGGTATCAACACCGGCGTGGTCATCCTGCTCACGGCCCTGTGCTTCTTCGTCCGACCGGACGAGGCGTACCTGTTGCTCGGTGTGGTCCTGATCGCCGCCGCCAATGTGGCCTTCGAGTTCGCCGGGGTGAACTACAACGCCATGTTGCTGCAGGTGGCCACCCCGAAGACCATCGGCAAGGTTTCCGGCATCGGCTGGGGTGCCGGCTACGTGGGCGGGATCTTCCTGCTGCTCATCCTCTACGTGGGCTTCATCGCGGGGGACACGCACTGGCTCGGAGTGACCAATGACGACGCGATGAACATCCGCGTGGTGGCCCTCTTCTCAGCCCTGTGGTTCATCGTCTTCGCCCTGCCGCTGTTCTTCAACACCCCTGAACACCGGGGATCCGGCGAGGAGGAGAAGGTCAGCCTGCTCGAGTCCTACCGCCGTCTGTGGCGGACCATCGAGGGGCTGTGGCGTCATCAGCGCAACACCTTCTGGTTCCTGGCCTCCTCGGCCGTGTTCCGTGACGGCGTCGCCGCCGTTTTCGCCTACGGCGCCATCCTCGGCACCACGGTCTACGGCGTGGACCCGGCCGACATCCTCATCTTCGGCATCGCCGCCAACGTGGTGGCCGCCGCCGGCTCCTTCGCCGGTGGCTGGATCGACGACCGGATCGGGCCGAAGCGCGTCATCATGGGGTCTCTGGTCGGTCTCATCATCACCGCCGGGGTTATCTTCTTCCTCAACGGGACCACGGCCTTCTGGATCTTCGGATTGCTCCTGTGCTTCTTCGTGGGACCCGTACAGTCCTCGTCTCGATCCTTCCTCGGCAGGCTGACCTCGGAGCAACGGGCGGGGGAGATCTACGGCCTCTATGCCACCACCGGGCGGGCGGTGTCCTTCCTGACGCCGGCCCTGATCTCCGTGGGGATCGCCCTGACCGGTGACTCGCGGTACATGGTCCCCGCCATCCTGCTGGTGCTGATCGCCGGCATGGCCCTGCTGGTCCGGGTGCGGGATCCCAAGACCGAGGACACGCTTTAA
- a CDS encoding DUF559 domain-containing protein, translated as MVHRRALPEPLQHTPFTRAEARRHGVSRKRLEARDIVRLGHGLLASSSVDTGWPAGFAEPGHGMGRLSLAALARQFPDAVYSHGTAALVFRLPLPDIVASDRTIHLTWCSGTGAAQRKGITAHRSPVPEEDRVQFRRLPLTSPARTWVDMASLLDLTDLIILGDAIVNRPWDQDRRVDGLATLAGLSDALLRAGSVKGVRDARVALARCRVGADSPPETLTRLALVDAGLPEPVVQLKGDPSDRFAPAADLGYRNQKIAIQYDGKHHRTASQQASDAYRDAWFQERGWLVIRLTSLDLGQGFSRLIQVVRRRFEAHGNSATA; from the coding sequence ATGGTCCATCGACGCGCACTGCCGGAACCGCTGCAGCACACGCCCTTCACCCGCGCTGAGGCACGTCGCCATGGAGTCAGCAGGAAGCGTCTCGAGGCACGGGACATCGTTCGCCTCGGCCACGGGTTGCTGGCATCCTCGTCGGTTGACACCGGATGGCCCGCCGGCTTTGCCGAACCCGGCCACGGAATGGGTCGGCTGTCCCTGGCCGCGCTGGCACGACAGTTTCCGGATGCGGTGTATTCCCATGGCACCGCCGCCCTCGTGTTCCGTCTGCCCCTTCCGGACATCGTCGCTTCGGACAGGACGATCCACCTGACGTGGTGTAGTGGGACTGGCGCCGCCCAGCGCAAGGGCATCACGGCCCATCGCTCACCGGTGCCAGAAGAAGATCGGGTGCAGTTCCGGCGGCTGCCACTGACCAGCCCGGCGAGAACCTGGGTGGACATGGCCAGTCTCCTGGACCTCACCGACCTCATCATCCTGGGGGATGCCATCGTGAACAGACCGTGGGACCAGGATCGGCGGGTTGACGGCTTGGCAACCCTGGCTGGGTTGTCCGACGCACTACTCAGGGCAGGCTCGGTCAAGGGAGTCCGCGATGCAAGGGTCGCGCTGGCGAGATGCCGTGTCGGCGCAGACTCGCCACCGGAGACGTTGACGCGGCTGGCACTGGTGGATGCAGGCCTTCCCGAACCGGTCGTGCAGCTCAAAGGGGATCCCAGCGACCGCTTTGCCCCGGCGGCAGACCTGGGTTACCGAAATCAGAAGATCGCTATCCAGTACGACGGAAAACACCATCGCACGGCATCACAACAGGCCTCCGATGCCTACCGAGATGCGTGGTTTCAGGAACGCGGATGGCTCGTGATCCGCCTGACGTCGCTCGACCTCGGCCAGGGTTTCAGTCGCTTGATCCAAGTGGTTCGCCGCCGGTTCGAGGCTCACGGCAACTCAGCCACGGCGTAG
- the dcd gene encoding dCTP deaminase, which translates to MLLSDRDIRAELNAGRIQLDPLVLDMVQPSSVDVRLDRFFRLFDNHKYAHIDPAEPQEELTRLVEVDPEEPFILHPGEFVLGSTYEQVTLPDDVAARLEGKSSLGRLGLLTHSTAGFIDPGFSGHVTLELSNMATLPIKLWPGSKIGQLCFFRLSSPAEHSYGSGPYLNRYQGQRGPTASRSHQNFHRTVIER; encoded by the coding sequence GTGCTTCTCTCAGACCGCGACATCCGGGCCGAACTCAACGCCGGACGCATCCAACTGGACCCGCTGGTCCTGGACATGGTCCAGCCCTCCAGCGTGGACGTCCGCCTCGACCGGTTCTTCCGGCTCTTCGACAACCACAAATACGCGCACATCGACCCGGCCGAACCGCAGGAGGAACTGACCCGGCTGGTCGAGGTGGACCCCGAGGAACCGTTCATCCTGCATCCGGGGGAGTTCGTGCTGGGCTCCACCTATGAGCAGGTCACCCTGCCGGACGACGTCGCCGCCCGCCTGGAGGGCAAGAGCTCGCTGGGCCGGCTGGGCCTGCTGACGCACTCGACCGCCGGCTTCATCGACCCCGGCTTCTCCGGGCACGTGACACTCGAGCTGTCCAACATGGCGACCCTGCCGATCAAGCTGTGGCCCGGTTCGAAGATCGGCCAGCTCTGCTTCTTCCGGCTGTCCTCGCCGGCCGAGCACTCCTACGGCTCCGGCCCCTACCTGAACCGCTACCAGGGACAGCGCGGCCCCACGGCGTCCCGCTCGCACCAGAACTTCCACCGGACCGTCATCGAACGCTGA
- a CDS encoding AEC family transporter, with translation MLEVISGFTVVWVIILVGYVTGRSRVLGDHGQPVLSRLAFFVASPALLFDTLSAADVQSVLGPQLLVAGISAFAAAGLYLLLARFILPKRDGSETVIGALSASMVNSANLGIPIAAYVLGDAALAAPVLIFQLAIYTPIYVASLDSTTLAEARRRAAAEGQSGHDAGRSPGPKRPPNRWVAFWRQVGHIAVNPMIIGSVLGLAFSATGWSLPEPIAESVSLIAGASIPAMLLAFGMSLVGSKPFEKAAGRRPDVALASVIKLLIHPLLAWVVAGPLFGMEGNELLIAVVLGSLPTAQNVFVSASRYETGMVASKDTILITTVVAIPAMIAVALIFA, from the coding sequence GTGCTGGAGGTCATCTCCGGATTCACGGTCGTCTGGGTGATCATCCTGGTCGGCTACGTCACCGGCCGCTCCAGGGTCCTCGGTGACCACGGTCAGCCGGTCCTGTCCCGCCTCGCCTTCTTCGTGGCCAGCCCCGCCCTGCTCTTCGACACGCTCTCCGCCGCTGACGTGCAGTCCGTGCTGGGCCCGCAGCTGCTGGTCGCCGGCATCTCCGCCTTCGCCGCCGCCGGCCTCTACCTCCTGCTGGCACGGTTCATCCTGCCGAAGCGCGACGGCTCGGAGACCGTCATCGGCGCCTTGAGCGCCTCGATGGTCAACTCCGCCAACCTCGGTATCCCCATCGCCGCCTATGTACTCGGCGACGCCGCCCTCGCCGCCCCGGTGCTGATCTTCCAGCTCGCCATCTACACCCCCATCTACGTGGCGTCGCTGGACTCCACGACCCTGGCCGAGGCCCGCCGCCGCGCGGCTGCGGAAGGCCAGTCAGGGCACGACGCCGGCCGCTCGCCCGGTCCGAAGCGCCCGCCGAACCGGTGGGTCGCCTTCTGGCGGCAGGTCGGCCACATCGCGGTGAACCCGATGATCATCGGCTCGGTGCTCGGACTGGCCTTCTCGGCGACCGGGTGGTCCCTGCCGGAACCGATCGCCGAATCCGTCAGCCTCATCGCCGGCGCGTCCATCCCGGCCATGCTGCTGGCGTTCGGCATGTCCCTGGTCGGTTCCAAGCCCTTCGAGAAGGCCGCTGGCCGCCGGCCGGACGTGGCGCTGGCCTCCGTCATCAAGCTGCTGATCCACCCGCTGCTGGCGTGGGTCGTGGCCGGGCCGCTGTTCGGGATGGAGGGCAACGAGCTGCTGATCGCGGTCGTCCTGGGCTCCCTGCCCACGGCGCAGAACGTGTTCGTCTCGGCCTCCCGCTATGAGACCGGCATGGTGGCCTCGAAGGACACGATCCTCATCACCACCGTCGTGGCGATCCCGGCCATGATCGCCGTCGCGCTGATCTTCGCCTGA